In Esox lucius isolate fEsoLuc1 chromosome 6, fEsoLuc1.pri, whole genome shotgun sequence, the following proteins share a genomic window:
- the gbf1 gene encoding Golgi-specific brefeldin A-resistance guanine nucleotide exchange factor 1 isoform X6, with amino-acid sequence MVDKNIYIVQGEICTVVSAIKRNSRWNTHTPLDEEQDPLLNSFSHLKEILNNIKELSDVEPNIFLRPFLEVVRSEDTTGPITGLALTSVNKFLSYGLIDANHEAAAEAIENMADAVTHARFVGTDPASDEVVLMKILQVLRTLLLTPVGAHLTNESVCEIMQSCFRICFEMRLSELLRKSAEHTLVDMVQLLFSRLPQFKEEAKSFVGANMKKLKMRAGGMSESSKWKKQKRSPRPPRHMVRSATGGLDQPTLSNNNLSGGVPFIEQGSLSVSDSVASSMSSPTDSGLETCSKATSREDLTDLDQSSSASTTPGMAPSPSTEPGHLDSQTEGRPVERAQSASVESIPEVLEDRDSVAEQSDSASVHDMDYVNPRGVRFTPQQTQRDGAALVPYGLPCLRELFRFLISLTNPHDRHNTDAMMHMGLQLLTVALEAAHIAPYQSLLCLVKDELCRHLFQLLTVDRLNLYAASLRACFLLFESMREHLKFQLEMYLKKLMDIITSENLKMPYEMKEMALEALVQLLRIPSFVTELYINHDCDFYCSNLFEDLTKLLSKNAFPVSGQLYTTHLLSLEALLTVIDSTEAHCQAKVLNNTAQQDQSTETMLAEGVDLTSDSTETTTEASGPNVAEADSVPLPPTSGHLMAEKMTLGRQDQDDTEPAEKKEIKIPQRFSCCLPDSQELLEIRNRKKLLNSGTEQFNQKPKKGIQFLQEKGLLSSPMDNNEVAQWLRENPRLDKKQIGEFISDRRHMELLDSFVNTFTFQGLRIDEALRLYLEAFRLPGEAPVIHRLLETFTDTWHKVNGSPFMTNDAGFALAYAVIMLNTDQHNHNVRKQNIPMTVEQFKKNLKGVNGNTDFDQDMLEDIYNAIKNEEIVMPDEQSGLVKENYVWSVLLHRGATPEGIFLHVPAGVYDHDLFTMTWGPTIAALSYVFDKSLDDNIIQKAIAGFRKCAMISAHYGFSDVFDNLIISLCKFTTLSSESVENLPTVFGSNMKAQIAAKTVFHLAHRHGDILREGWKNIMDSMLQLFRAELLPKAMVEVEDFVEPNGKISLQREETPSNRGESAVLSFVNWLTLSGAEQSGLRGPTTENQEAKQAAVLCIKQCDPEKLITESKFLQLESLQELMKALISVTPDEETYDEEDAAFCLEMLLRIVMENRDRVSCVWQTVRDHLYHLCVQATESCFLVERAVVGLIRLAIRLLRREDISSQVLLSLRLLLMMKPHVLARVSREVAYGLHELLKTNAANIHSADDWFTLFSLIECIGAGMKPPASFQVTSTSPDMDTGAQSDSELSSHHPSEVSLDRGYTSDSEVYTEHGKSRMPRSVTDVDVANSGWLVVGKDDLDINKLSGSKPLVNPLVNQYSLTLGQDMGFHDTKSLIKCVESLSFIVRDAAHVTPENFELCVKAIRVFVEASLNGGYRTHEKKKNHKYDSQKSRVRRKPRDKEMASRRSKTSSQRPSRSHSDDEEDEGVPASYHTVSLQVSQDLLDLMHTLHTRAASIYSSWAEEQRHLEDAGKKIEADSQTLWTSCWCPLLQGIAWLCCDARRQVRMQALTYLQRALLVHDLQTLDAVEWESCFNKVLFPLLTKLLDNISPADVGGMEETRMRACTLLSKVFLQHLSPLLSLPTFAALWLTILDFMDKYMHAGSSDLLLEAIPESLKNMLLVMDTAGIFHNADSRTGYSDLWEITWERIDCFLPNLREELFKQTVIPQPDRAPSPPVELAPPVAPSPLAAPPPAQMPSPVPAVPTEPKTPSRPASPQDPPTPNANGTDRSSPVPAPTPAMPTPLKMSPQISTPMNQSPMNQSPLILQPLASHLQVGGVPPMSLPIILNPALIEASSPVPLLPAPRITDPSDTPEVK; translated from the exons AGCTGTCCGATGTCGAGCCCAACATATTCCTGCGGCCCTTCCTGGAGGTTGTTCGGTCCGAAGACACCACGGGACCCATCACCGGCCTGGCCCTCACCTCTGTCAACAAGTTCCTGTCCTACGGCCTTATAG ATGCTAACCACGAGGCGGCGGCGGAGGCCATCGAAAACATGGCGGACGCTGTCACGCATGCCAGGTTTGTGGGGACGGACCCCGCCAGCGATGAAGTAGTGCTCATGAAAATCCTCCAG GTCCTGAGGACGCTGTTGCTCACGCCGGTCGGAGCTCACCTTACTAACGAGTCTGTGTGTGAGATCATGCAGTCGTGTTTTCGCATCTGCTTTGAGATGCGCCTCAGCG AGCTCCTGAGGAAATCAGCCGAACACACACTGGTGGACATGGTGCAGCTGCTGTTCTCCAG acTACCCCAATTTAAAGAGGAGGCCAAAAGTTTTGTGGGTGCCAACATGAAGAAG CTGAAGATGCGTGCCGGTGGGATGAGTGAGTCGTCAAAGTGGAAGAAGCAGAAGCGCtcaccccgccccccccgccACATGGTTCGGAGCGCCACCGGCGGCTTGGACCAGCCCACCCTTAGCAACAACAACCTCTCGG GCGGAGTCCCGTTCATCGAGCAGGGCAGTTTGTCTGTCTCGGACAGTGTGGCCTCCTCCATGTCCAGCCCCACAGACAGTGGCCTGGAGACCTGCTCCAAGGCCACCTCCAGAGAGGACCTGACTGACCTGGACCAGAGCAGCTCGGCTTCCACCACCCCCGGCATGGCCCCTTCGCCCTCAACAGAACCTGGACACCTGGACTCTCAG ACTGAGGGGAGACCGGTGGAACGTGCCCAGTCAGCGTCCGTGGAGTCCATCCCCGAGGTCCTGGAGGACCGGGACTCTGTGGCCGAGCAGTCGGACTCCGCCTCGGTACATGACATGGACTACGTCAACCCCAGAGGCGTCCGCTTCACGCCGCAGCAAACGCAGAGAGATG GCGCGGCTCTTGTCCCCTACGGCCTGCCCTGCCTGCGGGAGCTCTTCCGCTTCCTCATCTCGTTGACCAACCCCCATGACCGACACAACACGGACGCCATGATGCACATGGGCCTCCAGCTGCTGACCGTGGCCCTCGAGGCGGCCCACATCGCCCCCTATCAGTCGCTGCTCTGCCTGGTCAAAGACGAACTCTGCAGACACCTCTTCCAG CTGCTAACTGTGGACCGTCTGAACCTCTACGCCGCCTCCCTGCGAGCGTGCTTCTTACTCTTCGAGAGCATGCGAGAACATTTGAAGTTTCAGCTTGAG ATGTACCTGAAGAAGCTGATGGACATCATCACGTCGGAGAACTTGAAGATGCCTTATGAGATGAAGGAGATGGCGCtggaggccctggtgcagcTCTTGAGGATCCCCAGCTTTgtcacagagctctacatcaaCCACGACTGTGATTTCTACTGTTCCAACCTGTTTGAGGacctcaccaagctgctttccaAG AATGCCTTCCCTGTGTCTGGACAACTCTACACAACCCACCTCCTCTCACTAGAGGCCCTTCTGACTGTGATTGACAGCACAGAGGCCCACTGCCAGGCCAAGGTGCTAAACAACACCGCACAACAGGACCAATCAACAGAAACCATGTTGGCGGAAGGGGTAGATTTAACCAGTGATAGTACGGAGACAACCACAG AAGCCAGCGGTCCAAATGTTGCAGAGGCTGACAGCGTGCCTCTGCCACCCACCAGCGGACACCTGATGGCGGAGAAGATGACACTGGGCAGGCAAGACCAGGACGACACAGAACCAG ctgagaagaaagaaattaaaataCCACAGCGCTTTTCCTGTTGTTTACCCGATTCTCAAGAACTGTTGGAAATCAGAAATAGAAAGAAG CTTTTGAACAGCGGCACAGAGCAGTTCAACCAAAAGCCTAAGAAGGGCATCCAGTTCCTGCAGGAAAAGGGTCTTCTTAGCAGCCCCATGGACAACAATGAGGTGGCCCAGTGGCTCCGTGAGAATCCCCGCCTCGACAAGAAGCAGATCGGAGAGTTCATCAGTGACCGCCGGCACATGGAGCTTCTGGACAGCTTTGTCAA TACATTCACCTTCCAGGGGTTACGTATCGATGAAGCTCTGCGTCTGTACCTGGAGGCCTTCAGACTGCCCGGAGAGGCTCCAGTCATCCACAGGCTTCTGGAAACCTTCACAGACACTTGGCAT aaagTGAACGGCTCTCCCTTCATGACCAACGATGCAGGCTTTGCCTTGGCCTACGCGGTCATCATGCTCAACACGGACCAGCACAACCACAACGTTCGCAAGCAGAACATTCCCATGACCGTTGAG CAATTCAAGAAGAATCTGAAGGGTGTCAATGGAAATACTGACTTCGATCAGGACATGCTAGAGGATATCTACAATGCAATCAA GAATGAGGAGATTGTGATGCCTGACGAGCAGTCGGGCCTTGTGAAGGAGAACTATGTGTGGAGCGTGTTGCTCCACCGCGGGGCCACCCCCGAGGGGATCTTCCTCCACGTCCCGGCCGGCGTCTACGACCATGACCTGTTCACCATGACCTGGGGGCCCACCATTGCCGCTCTTTCCTATGTCTTCGACAAGAGCCTGGACGACAACATTATCCAGAAGGCTATTGCTGGCTTTAG GAAATGCGCCATGATATCGGCTCATTATGGATTCAGTGACGTGTTTGATAATTTGATCATCTCCCTCTGCAAGTTCACAACGCTCAGCAGTGAG TCGGTGGAGAACCTGCCCACTGTGTTTGGCAGTAACATGAAAGCGCAGATAGCTGCAAAGACCGTGTTCCACCTGGCCCACCGGCACGGGGACATTCTGAGGGAGGGCTGGAAGAACATCATGGACTCCATGCTGCAGCTGTTCAGAGCCGAGCTGTTGCCCAAGGCCATGGTGGAG GTGGAAGATTTTGTGGAGCCAAATGGCAAGATTTCCCTTCAAAGAGAAGAGACTCCTTCTAACCG ggGTGAGTCGGCAGTGCTGAGCTTTGTGAACTGGTTGACTCTGAGTGGAGCAGAGCAGTCCGGCCTACGTGGGCCAACTACTGAGAACCAGGAGGCCAAGCAGGCAGCCGTGCTCTGTATTAAG CAATGTGACCCGGAGAAGCTGATCACAGAAAGTAAATTCCTGCAGCTAGAATCTCTCCAGGAGCTAATGAAG GCTCTGATCTCTGTCACTCCTGATGAGGAAACATACGATGAGGAAGACGCTGCTTTCTGTCTGGAGATGTTACTTCGCATCGTCATGGAGAACAG GGACCGCGTGTCCTGTGTGTGGCAGACGGTCCGGGATCACCTCTACCACCTGTGTGTCCAGGCAACAGAGAGCTGCTTCCTGGTGGAGAGAGCCGTGGTGGGCCTAATCAGACTGGCCATCCGCCTGCTACGCAGAGAGGACATCAGCTCCCAG GTGCTGCTGTCCCTGCGCCTCCTGCTGATGATGAAACCCCACGTCCTGGCCCGTGTCAGCCGGGAGGTCGCCTACGGACTCCACGAGCTGCTCAAGACCAACGCCGCCAACATCCACTCTGCCGACGACTGGTTCACCCTCTTCTCCCTGATCGAGTGCATCGGGGCTGGGATGAAACCCCCCGCCTCCTTCCAGGTCACGTCCACAAGCCCTGATATGGACACAG GTGCCCAGTCAGACAGTGAGCTGTCGTCCCACCACCCCAGCGAGGTGAGTCTTGACCGGGGCTACACCTCCGACTCGGAGGTCTACACGGAACATGGGAAGTCCAGGATGCCCCGCTCCGTTACGGATGTAGACGTGGCCAACAGCGGGTGGCTGGTG GTTGGGAAAGATGACCTGGACATCAACAAGTTGTCTGGCTCCAAGCCCCTGGTGAACCCGCTGGTGAACCAGTACAGCCTGACACTGGGCCAAGACATGGGCTTCCACGACACCAAGTCACTCATCAAGTGTGTGGAGTCTCTCTCGTTCATTGTACGCGACGCTGCCCATGTCACCCCCGAGAACTTTGAGCTTTGTGTGAAGGCCATACGAGTGTTTGTCGAGGCCAGCCTTAATGGAG GCTACAGGACCCatgagaagaagaagaaccacAAGTACGACTCCCAGAAGTCCAGAGTGAGGAGGAAGCCCCGGGACAAGGAGATGGCGTCCCGCCGCTCAAAGACCTCCAGCCAGAGGCCCTCCCGTTCCCACAGTGACGACGAAGAGGACGAGGGGGTTCCGGCCAGCTACCACACGGTGTCTTTACAGGTTAGTCAGGAC CTGTTAGACCTGATGCACACGCTACACACCAGGGCGGCAAGCATCTACAGCTCCTGGGCAGAGGAACAGCGCCATCTGGAGGATGCGGGGAAAAAGATTGAGGCAGACTCCCAGACGCTCTGGACCAGCTGCTGGTgcccactgctccaag GGATAGCCTGGCTGTGCTGTGACGCGCGGAGGCAGGTGCGGATGCAGGCCCTGACCTACCTCCAGAGGGCGCTGCTGGTTCACGACCTGCAGACTCTAGACGCTGTAGAGTGGGAGTCCTGTTTCAACAAG GTGCTGTTCCCCCTCCTGACCAAGCTGCTAGACAATATTAGCCCTGCTGACGTTGGCGGCATGGAGGAGACCAGGATGAGGGCCTGCACTCTGCTCTCAAAG GTGTTCCTGCAgcacctctctcctctgttgtcCCTGCCAACCTTCGCTGCCCTGTGGCTCACCATTCTGGACTTCATGGACAAGTACATGCACGCCGGTTCCAGTGACCTGCTC CTGGAGGCCATTCCGGAGTCTCTGAAGAACATGCTTCTGGTGATGGACACGGCAGGGATCTTCCACAACGCTGACTCGCGGACTGGATACTCTGACCTGTGGGAGATCACCTGGGAACGCATCGACTGCTTCCTGCCTAACCTCCGGGAGGAGCTCTTCAAACAGACAGTCATACCACAACCAG ATCGTGCTCCCAGTCCCCCTGTGGAGCTTGCCCCGCCCGTTGCCCCCTCCCCCCTCGCCGCGCCACCTCCAGCGCAGATGCCATCACCCGTGCCAGCTGTCCCCACAGAGCCAAAGACCCCCAGCAGACCAGCGTCACCCCAAGACCCCCCCACACCTAATGCCAATG GAACCGACAGATCCTCGCCAGTGCCCGCACCGACTCCCGCCATGCCAACCCCTTTGAAGATGTCCCCCCAGATCTCCACCCCCATGAATCAGTCCCCCATGAATCAGTCCCCCCTCATCCTGCAGCCCCTGGCCTCCCATCTGCAGGTGGGGGGGGTGCCTCCCATGTCCCTCCCCATCATCCTCAACCCTGCCCTGATCGAGGCCAGCTCCCCGGTGCCCCTGCTCCCCGCTCCTCGGATCACTGACCCTAGTGACACCCCAGAGGTCAAATAA